ctgtcccaggAACCCTCAACTCCCTCTGCCCCAGCATCCTCCTCATCCCCCTGAAGATCCCCCCATGTCCACATCCTCATCTTTTTTAGATGTCTTTATTATTAATCTTGGATTTAAAAACGtgtagaaaaataacaaagagaaaaaaaaccaaaatccaggCTACGAGTAGCCAGGTGGATGTGGAGCCTCCAGCCAGGTGTCCTCCAAACTGGGATCACCTGGGCTCTTCCCACAGGGGCTCACTGGGGATCACCCAGCACAGACCATCCAgggggggatggagctggagcagcgcacggagctcttcccacccagggctgccctcagtgctggctcttcTGGTGTTTGGTCATTCTGCCGCTTGtggtgaagcccttcccacactggggacactggtagggtctctccccggtgtggatgcgccggtggacgATTAGGGCAGAGTTGTGcctgaatcccaccccacaatcgagacagcggaagggcctctcgtccgtgtggatgcgctggtgaaGGAGGAGTTCAGACGAGGTGTAAAagctcttctggcactgatcacatttgtagggcctctccccagtgtggcttcTGAGGTGGacagtcaggctggagctgtctatgaagcccttcccacactgggggcacttgtagggtctctccccggtgtggatcctcCTGTGTGTGACAAGGGTTGACTTCTctttgaatcccaccccacaatcgggacagcggaagggcctctcgtccgtgtggatgcgctggtgcttGAGGAGATCAGATGAGGAGTAAAagcccttctggcactgatcacactcgtagggcctctccccggtgtggctcctcaggtggacagtaagcctggagctctgggtgaaactcttcccacactggggacactcatagggcctctccccagtgtggctcctcaggtggacagtcaggttggagctggaggtgaagaccttcccacactggggacactcgtggggtctctccccggtgtgaATGCGCCGGTGGACGATGAGGGCACACTTGTGCCTGAATCCCTGCCCGCAGTCACGACAGTGGAacggcctctcctcggtgtggatgagctggtgactgaggagattggagctgctcaggaacctcttctggcactgatcacactcgtagggcctctcccagGTGTGGATGTGCCGGTGCCTTTTGAGGTGGGAGACGCttttgaagcccttcccgcagtcggggcactggaagggcctctcgtccgtgtgtgagCGCTGGTGCCCCACGAGTTCAGAGCTGCTCATAAATCTTTTCTTGCACTGGTGACACTCGTAGGGTCGTTCCCCCGTGTGGCTCCTGTCGTGGACAATGAGGTGGGAGCTCAaggtgaagcccttcccacattccccgcACTTATAGGGTCTCTCCTCGGTGTGGATGCGTCGGTGGATAACCAGGTGTGACTTTTCCCTGAATCCCTTTCCACAATCGGGACAGCAAAATGGCCGCTCGATGGTGTGAATGCTCTGGTGACTGACAAGACTGGAGTTGGTGCAAAACCTCTGATGGCATTCAtcacactcaaagggcctctccccggtgtggctcctcaggtgggcaTTCAGTTTGGatctccacctgaagctcttcccacactcggagcacttgtggggcttctcctccccatcctggagctgctcttggacccccagctctgagctctgaccctgctccaggctgggtttttccccctcagatcccgtgtgggttctctggtgcacaatcaggcaggatctcctcttgaagctcttcccacactcggagcacttgtggggcttctcctccccgttggcttctccctgccgagccgtggagccgctccaaacggcctctgccaccggctcctcgctgctctccatgctcagctcctgctcgggggagcaaggacaaggaaacgatgggatttgcccccgtggggacaaggacacgatgggatttgcccccacggggacaaggacacgatgggatttgcccccatggggacaaggacacgatgggatttgccgctatggggacaaggacacgatcggatttgcccccacggggacaaggacaccatgggatttgcccccacggggacaaggacacgatgggatttgcctcccctgccccaCAAAAACCCTCCCGAAGCCCCCCGCGATGGGGtcgggcccagctccccctctccgctcacctgcgggctccgggcggcgatgccggcggggccggggcagctgcggccggaGCGGGGGAACCGCGTGGTGTTGGggcgcctcttcctcccggtgtttctgttcctttgtcccttcccttcctttgtccctcctcctcttcctcctcctccccctcctcttcctcccgctcctcctcagctccgagtccggcccgggcagcgccggcccccAAAAGCCGGCGGGGAAGAAGGGCGTGATTATGCAAATCAGAGAGCGATCGCGCGCTGGGATTGGTGGGAGGGTGGAGCGCGGGGTTTTCTCCGTGACGTCACTGCGGGGGGGGAGTTGGAGCGTCCGGAGACAGCGGCCGGGAATGGAGaccgggaatgggaacagggaccGGCAATCGGGACAAGGAATGGGGACTGGTAATGGGAATGGAACCGGAAATGCGGACAGGGAgcgggactggggacagggaatgggaacagggaatggggaccaGTATTAGGGAGACAGATTGGGGATAAGGAGCGGGAAtggaaatggggacagggaatggggaccaTGGGGAGCCCTAAGTTCTGGGGAAGCACCAAATCTGTCCCAGGAACCCTCAACTCCCTCTGGCCCAGCATACCCCTCATCCCCCCGAAGATCCTCCCATGTCCACATCCTCGTCTTGGTTCAAAGTCTTTATTATTAGCCTCGGACTTAGAAAGGTTTATGAAaacaacaaagagaaataaaaagaaaatccaggccACGAGGAGCCAGGTggatgtggagcccccagccaggtgtgctGCAAGCAGGAGTCAAGGGGGCTCTGCCCACCTGGGCTCACTGGGGACCATCCAGACCAGATCCTCCCgtgtgagatggagctggagcagcgcacggagctcttcctacccagggctgccctcagggcgGGCTCTTCTGGTGTTTGGTCATGGTGCTGCTTgtggtgaagctcttcccacaccgGGGAGACtggtagggtctctccccggtgtggatgcgctggtggacGATGAGGGCAGAGTTGTGCTTGTATCCCACCCCACAttcgggacagcggaagggcctctcgtccgtgtggatgcgctggtgaaGGAGGAGTTCAGACGAGGAGTAAAagcccttctggcactgatcacacttgtagggtctctccccCGTGTGCCTGCGCCGGTGCTTGTTGAGGGCAGAGTTGcgcctgaagcccttcccgcagtcacgGCAGTGGAACGGCCTCTCCTCACTGTGAATGAGCTGGTGAGTGAGGAGATCGGAGCTGCTCCGAAACTGTTTCCTGCACTgaccacactcgtagggcctctccccggtgtgaaTGCGCCGGTGCTTGTTCAGGGTGGAGACGCGGTTGAAGcgcttcccgcagtcggggcactggaagggcctctcgtccgtgtgtgagcgctggtgcaccaggagatcagagctgctcataaagctcttctggcactggtcacactcgtagggtcgttcccccgtgtggctcctcaggtgggctGAAAGGGTGGAGCTATCTCTAAAGCTCTTCcgacactccccacactcatagggcttctccccggtgtggattcGCTGGTGGATCACGAGGCTGGACCTTTCCCTGAATGCCTTTCCACAATCAGGACAGCAAAATGGCCGCTCGTTGGTGTGAATGCGCTGGTGACGGACCAGATGGGCGCTGCTGTAAAACCTCTGATGGCATTCAtcacactcaaagggcctctccccggtgtggctcctcaggtggacagTCAGGCTGGACCTCTTTCTGAATCTCTTCCCACACTgtggacactcatagggcctctccctggTGTGGATACGCTGGTGGACGATGAGGTCGGACTTGTgtctgaatcccttcccacaatCAGGACAGCAGAACGGCCGCTCCTCGGTGTGAACCCACTGGTGACTACGAAGATTGGAGCTGCTCAAGAACATCTTGTTGCACACATCACACTCGTACGGTCGTTCCCCCGTGTGGATTCTGCAATGACGCATGAGGTAGCATCTCtgcttgaagctcttcccacactcggagcacttgtggggcttctcctcccctccctggagctgctcacggggccCCAGCTCGGATCTCTGTGCTCCTccatggcccaggctggctctttccccctcggatccccgcgctctgcctttgcagcccctcctgctcagggatctccgcggcttctcctccccgttggcttctccctgccgagccgtggagccgctccaaacggcctctgccaccggctcctcgctgctctccatgctcagctcct
This Zonotrichia albicollis isolate bZonAlb1 chromosome 32, bZonAlb1.hap1, whole genome shotgun sequence DNA region includes the following protein-coding sequences:
- the LOC141725976 gene encoding uncharacterized protein LOC141725976 — its product is MESSEEPVAEAVWSGSTARQGEANGEEKPRRSLSRRGCKGRARGSEGERASLGHGGAQRSELGPREQLQGGEEKSHKCSECGKSFRWRSKLTVHLRSHTGERPFECAECHQRFCTNSNLVSHQSIHTNERPFCCPDCGKGFREKSHLVIHRRIHTEERPYKCGECGKGFTLSSHLIVHHRSHTGERPYQCDQCQKSFMSSGGLVVHQRSHTDERPFQCPDCGQRFNRVSTLNRHRMIHTGERPYQCGQCRKQFRSSSDLLSHQLTHTEERPFHCPDCGKGFRHNSVLNRHRRSHTGEGPYECDQCQKGFYTSSELLRHQRIHTDERPFRCPDCGVGFRYNSALIIHRRIHTGERPYQCPQCGKGFIASGSMTKHQKSQHWARPHRGGLREGFCGEQGRQIPSCPCPHGGKSHRVLVLAPPEQELSMESSEEPVAEAVWSGSTARQGEANGEEKPRRSLSRRGCKGRARGSEGERASLGHGGAQRSELGPREQLQGGEEKPHKCSECGKSFKQRCYLMRHCRIHTGERPYECDVCNKMFLSSSNLRSHQWVHTEERPFCCPDCGKGFRHKSDLIVHQRIHTRERPYECPQCGKRFRKRSSLTVHLRSHTGERPFECDECHQRFYSSAHLVRHQRIHTNERPFCCPDCGKAFRERSSLVIHQRIHTGEKPYECGECRKSFRDSSTLSAHLRSHTGERPYECDQCQKSFMSSSDLLVHQRSHTDERPFQCPDCGKRFNRVSTLNKHRRIHTGERPYECGQCRKQFRSSSDLLTHQLIHSEERPFHCRDCGKGFRRNSALNKHRRRHTGERPYKCDQCQKGFYSSSELLLHQRIHTDERPFRCPECGVGYKHNSALIVHQRIHTGERPYQSPRCGKSFTTSSTMTKHQKSPP
- the LOC141726063 gene encoding uncharacterized protein LOC141726063 codes for the protein MESSEEPVAEAVWSGSTARQGEANGEEKPHKCSECGKSFKRRSCLIVHQRTHTGSEGEKPSLEQGQSSELGVQEQLQDGEEKPHKCSECGKSFRWRSKLNAHLRSHTGERPFECDECHQRFCTNSSLVSHQSIHTIERPFCCPDCGKGFREKSHLVIHRRIHTEERPYKCGECGKGFTLSSHLIVHDRSHTGERPYECHQCKKRFMSSSELVGHQRSHTDERPFQCPDCGKGFKSVSHLKRHRHIHTWERPYECDQCQKRFLSSSNLLSHQLIHTEERPFHCRDCGQGFRHKCALIVHRRIHTGERPHECPQCGKVFTSSSNLTVHLRSHTGERPYECPQCGKSFTQSSRLTVHLRSHTGERPYECDQCQKGFYSSSDLLKHQRIHTDERPFRCPDCGVGFKEKSTLVTHRRIHTGERPYKCPQCGKGFIDSSSLTVHLRSHTGERPYKCDQCQKSFYTSSELLLHQRIHTDERPFRCLDCGVGFRHNSALIVHRRIHTGERPYQCPQCGKGFTTSGRMTKHQKSQH